Proteins found in one Heliomicrobium gestii genomic segment:
- a CDS encoding GNAT family N-acetyltransferase: MNTTLRPVEASDDLFLFQIFISSRPDLDWITGIDEASRARLLRQQFFAEEQGNADAERYIVLLKGAPIGRLYMREDASSIHIRNLALLPEYRNQGIGSRLLRSMMERAVEARKPVRFSVMWFNGAARALYERLAFRVVQDTGVCCEMEWHPPLA, translated from the coding sequence GTGAACACCACCCTGCGTCCGGTAGAAGCGAGCGACGACCTCTTCCTGTTTCAGATCTTCATTTCCAGCCGGCCTGATCTGGATTGGATAACCGGCATAGACGAAGCGTCGAGAGCAAGGCTGTTACGGCAGCAGTTTTTCGCGGAGGAGCAGGGAAACGCCGATGCGGAGCGCTACATCGTATTGCTGAAGGGAGCGCCCATCGGCCGGCTTTATATGCGGGAGGATGCGTCTTCGATCCATATTCGCAACCTGGCTTTGTTGCCGGAGTACCGCAATCAGGGCATTGGAAGCCGGTTGTTGCGCTCGATGATGGAGCGGGCGGTCGAAGCCCGGAAGCCGGTGCGGTTTTCCGTGATGTGGTTTAACGGCGCGGCCCGGGCGCTCTATGAACGACTGGCCTTTCGGGTGGTTCAGGACACGGGCGTTTGCTGTGAGATGGAGTGGCATCCTCCGCTCGCCTGA